The Chitiniphilus purpureus sequence GCCTTCATCAATTGTTCGTACTGCTGCAGACGCAAGAGACAACGGCCCAGCATTCGTTGCACCTCGCGTTGCAAGGTCTGCAGTTCTTCATCTATGGGTTGGATCGGTAAGCCTGTCATCGAGGGACTCACCGTACTGGCAATTGCCCGTTCGAGACGAACTGATCGAAGCTGTCAAAGCTCTCGCCGTCTTGCCAAGACCGATCCCATGATCGTGGTTCAGCACTTTCCAGTAGCAAAAGGGTCAGGACGCGATCTCCTGTGGTGTAGCTGTGCTTGAACTCGCGCAACTTCATGTGTGGTGCCTCCTCCGGGCACCAGATCGCGACAGACATCTCCGTGCCATCCCACTCCTGCTCAACGGTGGAATCAGCAGCCAGGGTGCCGGGTAATGGTTCCTGCGGATCGTCAGTGCGCCGAATGCGGGCGCGCGTCTTGACCGCGCTGCTGCTGCGCCATTCGTACTTCACGAAACCGTTGTCCCAATAGACAAGGATTGCCCGCTGCGTGGTGAATTTGATGAACCGAATGCACAGCGCCTCGAACGACACCTGGAACCGTTTGGCAAGGGCGCTCAGGACATGCAAGTCGATGCGCTGGTTCGAGATCCACTCGCGCAGCAAGTCGCCAGGCATCAGCAGGTTGCTGGCAAAGTCGTCCGCCTCACGTTCGATGACACGGATAGTGTCAGCGCCGGAGTACACGCTTTCCTTGTCGCAGTTGAAACTTTGCCGCTGATCGCGGTGAAGGATGAAGTGGCCCAGTTCGTGGGCGATGGTGAAACGCTGGCGTTCGGGGTTTGCCTTGCCGTTATAGAAGATGCCCCACTCTGCGGTGTCCTGTGGGTTGCGCACCAACATGCCTTCGCAGCTATTGATGTCCAGCACCATCGGGGCCTTGATCTCC is a genomic window containing:
- a CDS encoding ImmA/IrrE family metallo-endopeptidase, producing the protein MSSSQPLTGSIAASTVLRWLRAWHADGMPDAVDLEVVRQMLPETPYGKGVREIKAPMVLDINSCEGMLVRNPQDTAEWGIFYNGKANPERQRFTIAHELGHFILHRDQRQSFNCDKESVYSGADTIRVIEREADDFASNLLMPGDLLREWISNQRIDLHVLSALAKRFQVSFEALCIRFIKFTTQRAILVYWDNGFVKYEWRSSSAVKTRARIRRTDDPQEPLPGTLAADSTVEQEWDGTEMSVAIWCPEEAPHMKLREFKHSYTTGDRVLTLLLLESAEPRSWDRSWQDGESFDSFDQFVSNGQLPVR